Proteins encoded within one genomic window of Halomarina litorea:
- a CDS encoding DUF6610 family protein: MAIHEPLDSRSGRARDAVSTARQAQYIALLHRVPFALDAAHLGFLPGFREDCTYQQSSLCGLDLSVGMLDNDFRNPDLERYVERVIEYEPEVAVIGDAYDATEAETYVRTIRDVETRVPGTEFVIVPKCRSAIEAIPDEIVLGYSRGYADRLAHEFSDPVDWRGRRVHILGGSPPKQLEVIDQLTQPTLTGAPPADIVGLDWNGLHRGAQFGEFWTPDGWDDNGRDADHVTVRSLVRQSLARVREFWNAHGVWPASTPWTDGAVDYRGPSLSDLESAACTECSANIWTTERGPYVVEYDTGAVCGYCSYNCYFDHRHRNHLEELAGEQSVVVPPT; the protein is encoded by the coding sequence ATGGCTATTCACGAACCTCTCGATTCGAGGAGCGGCAGGGCGAGAGATGCGGTCAGTACCGCGCGACAGGCACAGTATATCGCGCTTCTCCATCGCGTACCGTTCGCGCTCGATGCAGCACACCTCGGCTTCCTCCCGGGGTTTCGTGAGGACTGTACCTACCAGCAGTCGTCATTGTGCGGCCTCGATCTGTCGGTTGGGATGCTCGACAACGATTTTCGGAATCCGGATCTCGAGCGGTACGTCGAGCGGGTCATCGAGTACGAACCCGAGGTCGCGGTCATCGGTGATGCGTACGACGCGACGGAAGCAGAGACGTACGTCCGGACGATTCGGGACGTGGAAACACGAGTCCCCGGCACGGAGTTCGTCATCGTTCCGAAGTGCAGGTCGGCGATCGAGGCGATTCCCGATGAAATCGTTCTCGGGTACTCACGTGGCTACGCCGACCGATTGGCCCACGAGTTCTCCGATCCCGTCGACTGGCGAGGCCGTCGCGTCCACATTCTCGGTGGCAGTCCCCCGAAGCAACTCGAGGTCATCGACCAGCTCACCCAACCGACGCTGACAGGGGCACCACCGGCAGACATCGTCGGGCTGGACTGGAACGGCCTGCATCGGGGTGCGCAGTTCGGCGAGTTCTGGACGCCTGATGGGTGGGACGACAATGGTCGCGACGCCGACCACGTCACCGTTCGCTCACTGGTCCGCCAGAGTCTCGCGCGTGTACGCGAGTTCTGGAACGCACACGGTGTCTGGCCCGCTTCGACACCATGGACAGACGGAGCCGTCGACTACCGAGGACCGTCACTCAGCGACCTCGAGAGCGCCGCCTGTACGGAGTGTAGTGCGAACATCTGGACGACCGAGCGTGGGCCCTACGTCGTCGAGTACGACACTGGCGCCGTGTGTGGCTACTGTAGCTACAATTGTTACTTCGACCATCGGCATCGGAACCACCTCGAAGAACTCGCTGGCGAGCAGAGCGTGGTCGTCCCACCGACGTGA
- a CDS encoding heavy metal translocating P-type ATPase, which produces MSDDVTSSEQSIDDGDRREVSVRLTVPEMDCPSCAQKVDKSLQRVDGISEAMLQPTTGTATVRYDPERVSDEDVIAAIEGAGYEVVNRGGADDESTGGMDIAPPSDVWTSPRALKTWMGAVFVAVGLLVEFVLTGLDPTIATLLDYPLSLADGLFLVAIATSGYPVVRSGYYSARNLSLDIDLLMGTAIIAATGIGYFVEAATLAVLFSIAELLEDYSMDRARDSLRELMELSPDEATVRREGEEVTVPAEDVSVGETVIVRPGDKIPLDGTVTDGESAVDESPITGESVPIDKSTGDEVYAGTINEGGYLEVEVTSTAGESTLSQIIELVQGAQEKKTEKEQFVDRFAGYYTPAVVVLAILTAAVPPLLIGDGVTLGVAGFSLVLPGGWQAWFIRGLTLLVIACPCAFVISTPVSVVSGITSAAKNGVLIKGGNHLEAMGEVDAVALDKTGTLTKGELTVADVVPLGQYEETDVLRYAAALEQRSEHPIAEAILTRADEADLDARPTPTAFESLTGKGIRADLDDETYYAGKPALFEDLGFDLSQSRRATDGGVVTEPSTENAHDALSELEQDGKTVVFVGTESELVGLVAIADEVRPASRRAVERLHELGVEHVVMLTGDNAGTARAIAEEVGVDEYRAELLPEEKVDAIEALQREYGSVAMVGDGINDAPALATADVGIAMGAAGTDTALETADIALMGDDIGKLPYLYALSHEANGVIRQNIWSSLGVKALLALGVPLGVVSVALAVVVGDMGMSLGVTGNAMRLSRVQPEQVTDS; this is translated from the coding sequence ATGAGCGACGACGTGACCAGTAGTGAGCAATCAATCGACGACGGAGACCGTCGCGAGGTGTCCGTCCGGCTCACGGTCCCCGAGATGGACTGCCCCTCCTGCGCCCAGAAAGTCGACAAAAGCCTCCAGCGTGTCGACGGCATCAGCGAGGCGATGTTGCAGCCAACGACGGGGACGGCCACCGTGAGGTACGACCCGGAACGGGTCTCGGATGAAGACGTAATCGCCGCAATCGAGGGCGCGGGGTACGAGGTCGTTAATCGTGGTGGAGCAGACGACGAATCGACCGGTGGAATGGATATCGCACCGCCATCGGACGTCTGGACGAGTCCACGAGCCCTCAAGACGTGGATGGGGGCTGTGTTCGTCGCTGTCGGCCTGCTCGTCGAGTTCGTCCTGACTGGTCTCGACCCCACGATCGCGACCCTCCTCGACTACCCCCTCTCGCTCGCCGATGGACTGTTCCTCGTGGCGATTGCGACCAGCGGGTATCCGGTCGTCCGGAGTGGCTACTACTCGGCTCGAAATCTGAGTCTCGACATCGACCTGCTGATGGGAACGGCCATCATCGCTGCCACGGGCATCGGGTATTTCGTCGAAGCCGCGACGCTGGCCGTCCTGTTCAGCATCGCTGAGCTGCTCGAAGACTACTCGATGGACCGAGCACGCGACTCGCTTCGCGAGTTGATGGAACTCTCCCCCGACGAGGCGACGGTCCGACGTGAAGGTGAGGAAGTGACCGTTCCGGCAGAGGACGTGAGCGTCGGCGAGACCGTCATCGTTCGCCCCGGCGACAAGATCCCGCTGGATGGAACCGTCACCGACGGCGAGAGCGCGGTCGACGAATCTCCGATCACCGGCGAGTCGGTTCCTATCGACAAGTCCACTGGAGACGAGGTGTACGCAGGGACGATCAACGAGGGCGGGTATCTCGAAGTGGAGGTCACCTCGACGGCGGGCGAGTCGACCCTGTCCCAGATTATCGAACTGGTCCAAGGAGCACAGGAGAAGAAAACCGAGAAAGAGCAGTTCGTCGACCGGTTCGCGGGCTACTACACCCCTGCGGTCGTCGTGTTAGCGATACTGACCGCTGCAGTACCGCCACTACTCATCGGTGACGGTGTCACCCTCGGCGTTGCGGGATTCTCGCTAGTCCTTCCCGGCGGGTGGCAGGCGTGGTTCATCCGTGGGCTGACGCTGCTGGTCATCGCCTGTCCGTGTGCGTTCGTCATCTCGACGCCCGTTTCCGTGGTATCGGGCATCACGAGCGCCGCGAAGAACGGCGTCCTCATCAAAGGCGGGAATCACCTCGAAGCGATGGGCGAAGTCGACGCGGTCGCCCTCGACAAGACGGGAACGCTCACGAAGGGTGAACTCACCGTTGCTGACGTCGTCCCGCTTGGCCAGTACGAGGAGACGGACGTCCTTCGCTACGCAGCCGCGCTCGAACAGCGAAGTGAGCATCCGATCGCGGAGGCGATCCTCACCCGAGCAGATGAGGCGGACCTCGATGCTCGTCCGACCCCTACTGCGTTCGAGAGCTTAACCGGGAAGGGAATCCGTGCAGACCTCGACGACGAGACGTACTACGCGGGGAAACCGGCACTCTTCGAGGACTTGGGCTTCGACCTCTCACAGTCGCGTCGCGCCACTGACGGCGGTGTCGTGACAGAACCCTCTACCGAGAACGCACACGACGCCCTCAGCGAGTTGGAACAAGACGGAAAGACGGTGGTCTTCGTCGGAACCGAGTCAGAACTGGTCGGGCTCGTTGCGATTGCCGACGAGGTCCGACCGGCTTCTCGCCGGGCCGTTGAGCGCCTCCACGAACTGGGCGTCGAACACGTCGTGATGCTCACCGGCGACAACGCGGGCACGGCACGTGCTATCGCCGAGGAGGTCGGCGTCGACGAGTACCGGGCAGAGCTCCTCCCCGAGGAAAAAGTCGACGCGATCGAAGCGCTCCAGCGCGAGTACGGGTCGGTCGCGATGGTCGGCGACGGCATCAACGACGCGCCCGCACTCGCCACCGCCGATGTCGGCATCGCAATGGGTGCCGCCGGGACCGACACCGCCCTCGAAACCGCCGATATCGCATTGATGGGTGACGACATCGGGAAGCTCCCGTACCTGTATGCGCTCTCGCACGAGGCGAACGGCGTGATTCGGCAGAACATCTGGTCGAGCCTCGGTGTGAAGGCCCTGCTGGCTCTCGGCGTTCCGCTGGGGGTCGTCAGTGTCGCACTCGCAGTGGTCGTCGGAGACATGGGGATGAGTCTTGGCGTGACGGGGAACGCGATGCGACTCTCACGGGTACAGCCTGAGCAGGTCACCGACTCGTGA
- a CDS encoding helix-turn-helix domain-containing protein, with protein sequence MRSLVFALEYDPGCNRVADTLADHPDARIRSLSLHVTEERLWRVDHATGTPAALDDIEDAFLTADYYADCLATDDCGATQSTQVLDHTDDTLVLYSYWERTPDCSSVPHIARAHLGDGVLFDTRHESRHYTWRIIHSGQGDVGAFFDELETAVGTCAQMELLRTADTEVSRRVGHSDRAELAPEQAAALEAAVEHGYYETPRAVDVGELAEHLDVPRSTLTYRLRRAEAYLAAQYVETEPIPEHSPNPT encoded by the coding sequence ATGCGGAGTCTCGTCTTTGCCCTCGAATACGACCCCGGGTGTAACCGTGTGGCGGACACGCTCGCGGACCATCCTGATGCGAGGATTCGCTCGCTCTCGTTGCACGTGACCGAGGAGCGACTCTGGCGCGTCGATCACGCGACCGGTACGCCAGCCGCTCTCGACGACATCGAAGACGCGTTCCTGACTGCTGATTACTACGCGGACTGTTTGGCGACCGACGACTGTGGGGCGACCCAGTCGACGCAGGTCCTCGACCACACCGACGACACGCTCGTCCTTTACTCGTACTGGGAGCGCACTCCCGACTGTTCGTCGGTCCCCCACATCGCGCGTGCGCACCTCGGCGACGGGGTCCTGTTCGATACCCGCCACGAGAGCCGCCACTACACGTGGCGCATCATTCATTCGGGACAGGGTGACGTGGGGGCCTTCTTCGACGAACTCGAGACGGCCGTCGGCACCTGTGCGCAGATGGAACTGCTCCGGACGGCGGACACCGAGGTATCGAGACGGGTGGGCCACAGCGATCGAGCGGAACTCGCACCCGAGCAAGCGGCGGCACTCGAAGCAGCCGTCGAACACGGCTACTACGAGACGCCGCGAGCGGTCGACGTCGGTGAGTTGGCCGAGCATCTCGACGTCCCGCGGTCGACGCTCACCTACCGGCTCCGCCGAGCCGAAGCGTATCTGGCAGCGCAGTATGTCGAAACAGAGCCGATTCCAGAACACTCGCCGAACCCGACCTGA
- a CDS encoding ArdC-like ssDNA-binding domain-containing protein yields the protein MASKTHQRVAFDDSETRSEEMHSTIDQWLEDLVTLTDEARASEQFQNWLDVQSRFHDYSARNTLLINQQCPEATRVAGYRTWQEEFDRHVQEGEQAIWIWAPIITTRCPECENAPSYHEQIGCEYDETPPEEWSRGLVGFSPTAVFDVSQTAGEPLPDLDTEATGDAGDLVPALTDASDDLGVGVRVVDPEEWAHGEAMGVCEYPDSDDDQPLVEAKARSNQADLAMTLVHEYAHAVLHVDDDTERSKREIEAEAVAYVVGRHFDLDTSNSAFYLAAWNSDDPEKVRNRLGRISRTAQRIIGILDD from the coding sequence ATGGCTTCGAAGACTCACCAGCGGGTCGCGTTCGACGACTCGGAGACCCGCAGCGAGGAGATGCACAGTACGATCGACCAGTGGCTCGAGGACCTCGTTACCCTCACCGACGAGGCACGGGCCAGCGAGCAGTTTCAAAACTGGTTGGACGTCCAGTCGCGGTTCCACGACTACTCGGCCCGGAACACGCTGCTCATCAACCAGCAGTGCCCCGAGGCGACGCGAGTCGCTGGGTATCGGACGTGGCAGGAAGAGTTCGACCGGCACGTCCAGGAGGGCGAGCAGGCGATCTGGATCTGGGCGCCGATCATTACCACACGATGTCCCGAGTGTGAGAACGCGCCGTCGTACCACGAGCAGATCGGTTGTGAGTACGATGAAACGCCACCCGAGGAGTGGTCGCGAGGCCTTGTTGGGTTCTCGCCGACCGCTGTGTTCGACGTCTCACAGACCGCGGGGGAGCCGCTTCCCGATCTCGATACCGAAGCGACAGGGGACGCTGGTGACCTCGTGCCAGCACTCACGGATGCATCGGATGACTTGGGAGTAGGAGTTAGAGTCGTCGACCCCGAGGAGTGGGCGCACGGCGAGGCGATGGGCGTCTGTGAGTATCCCGACTCGGACGACGACCAGCCACTCGTGGAGGCGAAGGCTCGATCGAATCAGGCCGACCTCGCGATGACACTCGTTCACGAGTACGCGCACGCGGTACTCCACGTTGACGACGACACTGAACGGTCGAAGCGCGAAATCGAGGCCGAAGCCGTCGCGTACGTCGTTGGTCGGCATTTCGACCTCGACACCAGCAACTCGGCGTTCTACCTTGCTGCCTGGAACTCAGACGACCCCGAGAAAGTGCGGAATCGCCTCGGTCGAATCAGTCGCACAGCCCAGCGAATTATCGGAATACTCGACGACTGA
- a CDS encoding winged helix-turn-helix transcriptional regulator, with translation MGTDECLAGWCHDDEWCTITCTAAIIGKKWHPVIVHRLLVNGPSGFNALKRAVDGISSNVLSNSLDDLEGNELVHREVVSDKPFRVEYSLTERGEDLAPIIEAMSDWGETHARPECS, from the coding sequence ATGGGGACCGACGAGTGTCTGGCGGGCTGGTGTCACGACGATGAGTGGTGTACGATCACCTGCACGGCGGCGATCATCGGCAAGAAGTGGCATCCCGTCATCGTCCACCGCCTCTTGGTGAACGGTCCCTCGGGGTTCAACGCGCTCAAGCGAGCGGTCGATGGTATCTCCAGTAACGTCCTCTCGAACAGCCTCGACGACCTCGAAGGGAACGAATTAGTCCATCGGGAAGTCGTCAGTGACAAGCCCTTCAGAGTGGAGTACTCGCTCACCGAGCGTGGCGAGGACCTCGCGCCGATCATCGAAGCGATGAGTGACTGGGGCGAGACGCACGCACGACCGGAGTGTTCGTAG